A genomic window from Treponema maltophilum ATCC 51939 includes:
- a CDS encoding flavocytochrome c: MLKKTMGTVIAALMLASVCFFTSCSSKNAKADVVVIGAGGAGLSAALAAKEAGASVIIVDKMPFAGGNTNYATAGLNASETSVQKKLGIEDSNEQFFQDTMKGGKQRNNPDLVRTLTQKSAETVDWLIAQGMDLSDVGITGGSTNKRAHRPSGGAAVGSHFVSVMLKAVEKAGIDIRYNTKVSAILSKDGKAAGVTVSEGDKTYNINAKAVIIATGGFGANNDLVVSYKPDLKGFGTTNFPGATGDALAWLKPFNVALVDMDQIQTHPTVVPVKNIMITEAVRGNGAIVVNREGKRFEQEMTTRDVMSAAILKQTGKTAFLVFDQGVRDSLKAIESYAKQGLLTEGATVGELAQKLNIPASDLETTVTRYNAFVDAKKDADFNRANMPRKLETAPFYAVEIGPAVHHTMGGIKIDTDAEVINESGSAVPGLYAAGEVTGGVHGANRLGGNAMADIAVFGKIAGTNAAAYAKK, translated from the coding sequence ATGCTGAAAAAAACAATGGGTACCGTCATTGCCGCGCTTATGCTGGCATCGGTATGCTTTTTTACGTCGTGCTCGTCGAAGAATGCGAAAGCCGACGTTGTGGTTATCGGCGCGGGCGGAGCGGGACTTTCCGCGGCTCTTGCCGCAAAAGAAGCCGGCGCATCGGTTATCATCGTCGACAAAATGCCCTTTGCCGGCGGAAACACGAACTACGCGACTGCCGGCTTGAACGCGTCCGAAACGTCGGTGCAAAAAAAGCTGGGTATTGAAGACTCGAACGAACAGTTTTTTCAAGATACGATGAAGGGCGGCAAACAGCGGAACAATCCCGACCTCGTACGCACGCTTACGCAAAAATCGGCCGAAACGGTCGATTGGCTTATCGCGCAGGGAATGGATTTATCGGACGTCGGCATAACCGGCGGTTCTACGAATAAACGCGCTCATCGTCCTTCAGGAGGAGCTGCCGTAGGAAGCCACTTTGTAAGCGTTATGCTTAAAGCCGTTGAAAAGGCCGGAATCGACATCCGCTACAATACGAAGGTATCGGCGATTCTTTCCAAAGACGGCAAAGCCGCAGGCGTTACGGTTAGCGAAGGCGATAAAACCTACAACATCAACGCCAAAGCCGTTATTATCGCTACGGGCGGATTCGGCGCGAACAACGATCTGGTCGTTTCATACAAGCCCGACTTAAAAGGATTCGGAACGACAAACTTCCCCGGAGCGACCGGAGATGCTCTCGCATGGCTCAAGCCCTTTAACGTCGCTTTGGTCGATATGGACCAAATCCAAACGCACCCGACCGTCGTGCCCGTTAAAAACATCATGATTACCGAAGCCGTGCGCGGAAACGGCGCCATTGTCGTAAACCGCGAAGGCAAACGCTTTGAGCAGGAAATGACCACGCGCGATGTTATGTCGGCGGCGATCTTAAAGCAAACGGGAAAAACCGCCTTTTTGGTATTCGATCAGGGCGTGCGCGATTCGCTTAAAGCGATCGAAAGCTATGCCAAACAGGGACTGCTTACCGAAGGCGCGACGGTCGGCGAGCTTGCGCAAAAATTAAATATCCCCGCTTCAGACCTCGAAACGACGGTAACCCGTTACAACGCTTTTGTGGACGCTAAAAAAGACGCCGACTTTAACCGCGCTAACATGCCGCGCAAATTGGAAACGGCGCCTTTTTACGCGGTGGAAATCGGACCGGCCGTTCACCACACGATGGGCGGTATTAAAATCGATACCGATGCCGAAGTTATAAACGAATCCGGCAGCGCGGTTCCCGGCCTCTATGCTGCGGGAGAGGTAACCGGCGGCGTGCACGGAGCCAACCGCTTGGGCGGCAACGCGATGGCGGACATTGCCGTATTCGGCAAAATCGCCGGAACGAATGCCGCAGCCTACGCAAAAAAATAA
- a CDS encoding FMN-binding protein, with product MNEQKLSLTAGIVYALAAAAVIFLFTVCGSGSSAVTVQTAEQGYKGQITIEVSVAGTKIKSAKLVSTEDSDFTKPAIETILAQAVKTGSAEKLDTVSGATFSSKATIAALKKAVEQAQSSSK from the coding sequence ATGAACGAACAAAAACTTTCGCTGACCGCGGGAATCGTGTACGCGCTTGCCGCCGCCGCAGTGATTTTTTTATTTACCGTGTGCGGCTCGGGTTCTTCTGCCGTTACGGTGCAAACCGCGGAGCAGGGCTATAAGGGGCAGATTACGATTGAAGTATCGGTTGCCGGCACAAAGATTAAAAGTGCAAAGCTTGTTTCGACCGAAGATTCGGACTTTACCAAGCCTGCAATAGAAACGATTTTGGCTCAGGCGGTAAAAACCGGTTCCGCCGAAAAGCTCGACACGGTTTCCGGAGCAACCTTTTCTTCAAAGGCGACGATTGCCGCTCTTAAAAAAGCGGTTGAGCAGGCACAAAGTTCGTCCAAATAA
- a CDS encoding Ldh family oxidoreductase encodes MAYEDAYKDCIWMDFDFLEKFMKDSLTAAGVPPKDADIIGEVLIESDRRGIDSHGIGRLKPIYIDRIQAGILNPVTKIDVIKDDKTAAVLDGNNGMGHVVSHKAMEMAIAKAKEYGMGMVAVRNSTHYGIAGYYATMATKAGMIGITGTNARPSIAPTFGVENMLGTNPLTFGMPTDEEFPFVLDCATSVSQRGKIEVYGRAGKELPPGWVIDENGNTRTDTQQVLIDLTKGKAALTPLGGIGEKTGGYKGFGYATVVEILCAALQDGAFLKQLNGFDADGKKIPYPLGHFFIAIDPARFMGLEVFKKITGSILRELRASKKAPGESRIYTAGEKEYVAWQYRKEHGCPVPPSLQKVMIDLRNYYKLNYKFDFE; translated from the coding sequence ATGGCATACGAAGATGCGTATAAAGATTGCATTTGGATGGATTTCGATTTTCTCGAAAAATTTATGAAGGATTCGCTTACGGCAGCCGGCGTTCCGCCCAAAGACGCGGACATTATCGGCGAAGTGCTGATTGAATCCGACCGCAGAGGCATCGATTCCCACGGCATAGGACGGTTAAAACCCATTTATATCGACCGCATTCAGGCGGGGATTCTGAACCCCGTTACGAAAATCGATGTAATAAAAGACGATAAAACCGCCGCCGTTTTGGACGGCAACAACGGCATGGGCCATGTCGTTTCGCATAAAGCCATGGAAATGGCAATCGCTAAGGCAAAAGAATACGGCATGGGTATGGTCGCCGTCAGAAACTCCACGCACTACGGAATCGCCGGCTACTACGCGACAATGGCCACCAAAGCGGGCATGATCGGCATTACCGGAACGAACGCCCGCCCCTCGATCGCGCCGACCTTCGGCGTTGAAAACATGCTCGGCACCAACCCCTTAACCTTCGGCATGCCCACCGACGAAGAATTTCCCTTTGTGCTCGACTGCGCAACCTCCGTCAGCCAGCGCGGGAAGATTGAAGTATACGGCCGTGCAGGCAAAGAGCTTCCTCCCGGCTGGGTTATCGATGAAAACGGAAATACGCGCACCGACACGCAGCAGGTTTTAATCGATTTAACCAAGGGCAAAGCCGCTTTAACCCCGCTCGGCGGTATCGGCGAAAAGACGGGCGGCTACAAGGGCTTCGGCTACGCAACCGTCGTTGAAATTTTGTGCGCCGCGCTGCAGGACGGAGCGTTTTTAAAGCAGCTGAACGGCTTCGACGCCGACGGCAAAAAGATCCCCTACCCGCTCGGACACTTTTTTATCGCAATCGATCCCGCACGTTTTATGGGCTTGGAAGTTTTCAAAAAAATCACCGGAAGCATTTTGCGCGAACTGCGCGCTTCGAAAAAAGCGCCGGGCGAAAGCAGAATTTATACCGCCGGCGAAAAAGAGTACGTGGCATGGCAGTATCGCAAAGAACACGGCTGCCCCGTTCCGCCTTCTTTGCAAAAGGTTATGATCGATTTGAGGAATTACTATAAATTGAATTATAAATTCGATTTTGAATAA
- a CDS encoding OmpA family protein yields MYNSVYKSIKCFTAVIAVLFSLNVLNSENFEFKYKTGNTYRILSTVNEEVFVNGAKRFDSIIVNRISVVEKKALSDGSADIEARFMTSENSAPEGQAPRFIWGEEYESFFNRSKLGAYTIDESAFMPVVRDVPLFPGKDVKVGDTWTASGEEAHDLRLNFGIQKPFKVPFTASYTYKGTETQNGKTLHIISVQYNLFFETPAPAGNKKNVPVTTMGYSDQTLYWDNERGFLDHYHERFRIIIETSSGDKLEFKGTAQAQVNELQSLSRTGTLERVRKQIKEMGIENTTAQAQDKGITISLENIQFEAESAFLTEAELRKLRKIAEILKDFPDNDLLISGHTALAGTAAGRQKLSEQRASAVADYLAELGVKRHEQLFTKGFGAQVPIAPNTTEAGKARNRRVEITILDK; encoded by the coding sequence ATGTATAATTCAGTGTATAAATCGATAAAGTGTTTTACGGCGGTGATTGCGGTGCTGTTTTCGCTGAATGTTTTGAACTCGGAAAATTTTGAATTCAAGTACAAAACCGGGAATACTTATCGCATATTATCGACCGTAAACGAAGAAGTGTTTGTGAACGGCGCAAAGCGCTTCGATTCGATTATTGTGAACCGCATATCGGTCGTTGAAAAAAAAGCGCTGAGCGACGGTTCGGCCGATATTGAAGCGCGTTTTATGACAAGCGAAAACTCTGCGCCCGAAGGACAGGCGCCCCGTTTTATTTGGGGTGAAGAATATGAAAGTTTTTTTAATCGCAGTAAGCTGGGCGCATACACAATCGATGAAAGCGCCTTTATGCCCGTGGTGCGCGACGTTCCGCTTTTTCCCGGCAAAGACGTAAAGGTCGGCGACACGTGGACGGCTTCCGGCGAAGAAGCGCACGATTTGCGGCTCAACTTCGGCATACAAAAACCTTTTAAAGTTCCCTTTACCGCGTCGTACACGTATAAGGGAACCGAAACGCAAAACGGCAAAACGCTGCACATTATTTCGGTGCAGTATAATCTGTTTTTCGAAACGCCCGCTCCGGCCGGAAATAAAAAAAACGTTCCCGTAACGACAATGGGCTATTCCGACCAAACCCTGTATTGGGACAACGAGCGCGGTTTTTTGGATCATTACCATGAGCGCTTCCGCATTATTATCGAAACGTCTTCGGGCGATAAACTTGAATTTAAAGGGACGGCGCAAGCGCAGGTAAACGAATTGCAGTCGCTGTCGCGCACGGGAACGCTCGAGCGCGTACGTAAACAAATCAAAGAAATGGGGATTGAAAATACGACGGCTCAAGCGCAGGATAAGGGAATTACAATCAGTTTGGAAAACATTCAGTTTGAAGCCGAATCCGCTTTTTTAACCGAAGCCGAACTGCGTAAGCTCAGAAAAATTGCCGAAATACTCAAGGATTTTCCCGACAACGATTTGCTTATAAGCGGTCATACGGCTTTAGCCGGTACCGCTGCCGGCCGGCAAAAACTTTCCGAACAGCGCGCCTCCGCCGTTGCCGACTACCTTGCCGAACTGGGCGTTAAGCGCCACGAACAGCTTTTTACAAAAGGGTTCGGCGCCCAAGTTCCGATTGCGCCCAATACGACCGAGGCCGGAAAGGCGCGCAACCGGCGGGTTGAAATTACGATTTTGGATAAATAA
- a CDS encoding acyl-[acyl-carrier-protein] thioesterase has protein sequence MIIDNKYTIPYEVPFGYVDEKCRFTALAFVGLAQELAALHYSCAGLSIPHLQQKGLTWIISKQYFEIYEYPLWLDDLVIQTWAQTPKGLFCFRDFNCMFAKGGKKASLDKAFADRKETENALYTGAVRNPGKSAAADFAGGNSAANPYEADEASPCMRATSCWLIVDSASGRLIKPDAHTMGGLTFCDERMENASLNKIALSDDWDIEETFSPSLLDIDVNSHVNNLNYVRWILSFMNADFCRGKLLRSLETNFISSALYGEKLVCRCKQTGDNGCVHSIIRADDGSDVFRARTEWAPAADLARDMKIEG, from the coding sequence ATGATTATCGACAATAAATACACAATTCCCTATGAAGTTCCGTTCGGTTATGTTGACGAAAAATGCCGTTTTACCGCCTTGGCCTTTGTCGGTTTGGCTCAGGAATTGGCCGCGCTGCATTACAGCTGTGCCGGTCTTTCCATTCCCCACTTGCAGCAAAAAGGTCTTACGTGGATAATCAGCAAACAGTACTTTGAAATATATGAATATCCTTTGTGGCTCGACGACCTTGTTATACAAACATGGGCGCAAACCCCGAAGGGTTTGTTTTGCTTCCGCGATTTTAACTGCATGTTTGCAAAAGGCGGTAAAAAAGCTTCGCTCGATAAAGCCTTTGCCGACCGCAAAGAAACCGAAAATGCCCTCTACACGGGCGCTGTCCGCAATCCCGGAAAATCCGCGGCCGCCGATTTCGCCGGCGGAAATTCCGCCGCTAATCCCTACGAAGCCGACGAAGCAAGTCCCTGCATGCGGGCAACTTCATGCTGGCTCATTGTGGATTCGGCATCGGGCCGCCTCATAAAACCCGATGCACATACGATGGGAGGCCTCACCTTTTGCGACGAGCGCATGGAAAACGCCTCGCTCAATAAAATCGCCTTGAGCGATGATTGGGATATTGAGGAAACCTTCAGCCCCTCGCTCTTGGATATCGACGTAAACTCCCATGTAAACAATTTGAATTACGTACGCTGGATTTTATCGTTTATGAATGCGGACTTTTGCCGCGGCAAATTACTCCGTTCGCTCGAAACGAACTTTATTTCGTCGGCCCTGTACGGCGAAAAGCTCGTGTGCCGCTGCAAGCAAACCGGCGACAACGGCTGCGTGCATTCGATCATAAGAGCAGATGACGGAAGCGACGTGTTCCGCGCCCGCACCGAATGGGCTCCTGCCGCCGACCTCGCGCGGGACATGAAAATAGAGGGATAG
- the trpB gene encoding tryptophan synthase subunit beta produces the protein MMYLKQFPDEKGFFGEYGGSFIPAELQKEMDKITDAYYSISKSHEFISELRSIRKHFQGRPTPVYFCKRLSEMYGGRIYLKREDLNHTGAHKLNHCMGEGLLAKYMGKKKLIAETGAGQHGVALATAAAYFGLECEIHMGEVDIAKEHPNVVRMKLLGAHLVPVSRGLKTLKEAVDSAFEAYLKDPVNSIYCIGSVVGPHPFPMMVRDFQHVVGVEAREQFLEMTGELPDAVAACVGGGSNAMGIFSGFIQDADVKLIGVEPAGRSLKMGDHAASLSYGKPGVLHGFRSYLLQDEKGEPAPVYSIASGLDYPGSGPEHCMLKDKKRVEYTSVNDEECLEAFYKLSRFEGIIPALESAHAVAYAFKYAAQHKRESILVNLSGRGDKDIDFVVDNYGIGEKYAG, from the coding sequence ATGATGTATCTAAAACAATTTCCGGACGAAAAAGGATTTTTCGGAGAATACGGCGGATCGTTCATTCCGGCCGAACTGCAAAAGGAAATGGATAAAATTACGGATGCGTATTATTCGATAAGCAAAAGCCATGAATTCATAAGCGAGCTGCGGTCGATACGCAAGCATTTTCAGGGACGGCCGACGCCCGTGTATTTTTGCAAACGCTTGTCGGAAATGTACGGCGGGCGCATTTACCTTAAGCGCGAGGATTTGAATCACACCGGTGCGCACAAGCTGAACCACTGCATGGGCGAGGGACTTTTGGCCAAGTACATGGGCAAAAAAAAGCTGATTGCGGAAACGGGAGCGGGGCAGCACGGCGTTGCGCTTGCGACTGCGGCGGCGTACTTCGGGCTTGAATGCGAGATTCACATGGGCGAAGTCGATATCGCCAAAGAACACCCGAATGTCGTGCGCATGAAGCTTTTGGGCGCGCACCTTGTGCCGGTTTCGCGCGGCCTTAAAACGCTGAAGGAAGCCGTCGATTCGGCCTTCGAAGCGTATTTGAAAGATCCGGTCAATTCGATTTACTGCATAGGTTCGGTCGTCGGCCCGCATCCGTTCCCGATGATGGTGCGCGATTTTCAGCATGTGGTCGGCGTTGAAGCGCGCGAGCAGTTTTTGGAAATGACGGGCGAACTTCCCGACGCGGTTGCGGCTTGTGTCGGCGGCGGTTCGAACGCGATGGGAATTTTCAGCGGCTTTATTCAGGACGCGGACGTAAAGCTTATCGGCGTGGAACCTGCGGGGCGTTCGCTTAAAATGGGCGACCATGCGGCAAGTTTGTCGTACGGAAAACCGGGCGTTTTGCACGGCTTCCGCAGCTATCTTTTGCAGGACGAAAAGGGAGAGCCCGCTCCGGTGTATTCGATCGCGTCCGGGCTCGATTATCCGGGAAGCGGTCCGGAACACTGCATGCTGAAGGATAAAAAACGCGTTGAATATACGAGCGTGAACGACGAGGAATGTTTGGAAGCCTTTTATAAATTATCGCGCTTTGAAGGCATTATTCCCGCGCTCGAGAGCGCCCACGCGGTTGCTTATGCGTTTAAGTATGCCGCACAGCACAAACGCGAATCGATTTTGGTAAACCTGTCCGGTCGCGGCGATAAGGATATCGACTTTGTCGTGGACAATTACGGCATAGGCGAAAAATACGCCGGATGA
- a CDS encoding DNA translocase FtsK has product MKRSERGFLAAGVILLAVSALCTISLILPFLDFGIAEAGRGGFLAAFGRMLFTAYGFSSFLIPLYVFVAGLLLFSSDKSKKQIICLFFSFIPFFTVAGVELVTKKIFDGTGFTVNLIRAATVVLVGLLLCLIEYLAIALAADGIMRAFSERAAGKTSLPKFRPAPKKAHKEDFAAEKNNAQVDPYMPLEEEAVAEEPIAEAEALDDFEQEPELEEAADAADDWNAALVQEEDIADAMEAEEAADGGDADESGESNEVGADDNADSLGGLNEPELFENAGEAEFLSNPFDFEVIDDDEDAESADAIETEEEAAEELEALSSEADSSVPVPSVPKKKQSGKSYSVPTKGLLSEYPGGEYWLIDNETRRSAEALKETLNEFKIEAEVTGIRKGPVVTMFEILPAPGVKLSKIVALGDNIALRLAASSVRIVAPIPGKHAVGIEVPNKERAIVGFKELIDMDLPAFKKMAVPVVLGKDIAGDAQVLDLSKTPHLLIAGATGSGKSVCVNSLILSILYKKAPQDVRMILIDPKIVELKLYNDIPHLLTPVITEPKKAFQALQYCLCEMERRYALLDGMGVRDIASYNKRIVERKIATEKLPYIVLIVDEFADLMATTGKELESTVARLAAMSRAVGIHLVLATQRPSIDVITGLIKANIPSRIAFMVASKMDSRIIIDQVGAEKLLGKGDMLYASAEVPFPIRIQGTFVSDTEVENVVEFVKQYGEPEYIDDEIFVEDEDEGFDPGVFSEGEDPLYDKALEIVMQAGKASASYIQRRLKIGYNRAARLVEDMEARGIVGPANGSKPREVIHVV; this is encoded by the coding sequence ATGAAGCGTTCGGAGCGCGGTTTTCTTGCCGCCGGTGTTATATTGCTTGCCGTTTCGGCCCTGTGTACGATTTCTCTTATACTGCCGTTCCTCGATTTCGGCATCGCCGAGGCGGGAAGGGGCGGATTTTTAGCCGCATTCGGCCGCATGCTTTTTACGGCATACGGGTTTTCTTCTTTTTTAATACCGCTGTATGTTTTTGTTGCGGGGCTTTTGCTTTTCAGTTCCGACAAATCGAAAAAACAAATCATATGCTTATTCTTTTCGTTTATACCTTTTTTTACCGTTGCCGGGGTCGAGCTTGTTACAAAAAAAATATTCGACGGAACGGGCTTTACCGTTAACCTCATCCGCGCCGCCACCGTTGTGCTGGTCGGTTTGCTTTTGTGTTTAATCGAGTATCTTGCAATCGCTTTGGCCGCCGACGGTATCATGCGCGCGTTCTCCGAGCGGGCTGCGGGAAAGACGTCTCTGCCGAAATTCCGTCCCGCACCGAAAAAGGCGCACAAAGAAGATTTTGCCGCCGAAAAAAACAACGCGCAGGTCGATCCGTATATGCCGCTTGAAGAAGAAGCCGTTGCCGAAGAACCCATTGCCGAAGCCGAAGCGCTTGACGATTTTGAACAAGAACCGGAACTCGAAGAAGCCGCCGATGCCGCGGACGATTGGAACGCCGCGCTCGTTCAGGAAGAGGACATTGCCGATGCAATGGAAGCCGAAGAGGCGGCCGACGGAGGGGACGCGGACGAAAGCGGTGAAAGCAATGAAGTCGGTGCGGACGACAACGCCGATTCTCTCGGCGGCTTGAATGAACCGGAACTATTTGAAAACGCGGGCGAAGCCGAATTTTTAAGCAATCCGTTCGACTTTGAAGTTATCGACGACGATGAAGATGCCGAAAGCGCCGACGCCATTGAAACCGAAGAGGAAGCGGCCGAAGAACTCGAAGCGCTTTCTTCCGAGGCGGACAGTTCAGTTCCCGTGCCGAGCGTTCCGAAAAAAAAACAAAGCGGTAAATCGTACAGCGTACCCACGAAGGGTTTGCTGAGCGAATATCCGGGCGGCGAATACTGGCTCATCGACAACGAAACCAGACGTTCGGCCGAAGCCTTAAAAGAAACGCTCAACGAATTTAAAATAGAAGCCGAAGTTACCGGAATCCGCAAAGGGCCGGTCGTTACGATGTTTGAAATCCTGCCTGCGCCCGGTGTCAAGCTGAGTAAAATAGTCGCCCTCGGCGACAACATCGCGCTGCGTTTGGCCGCTTCGAGCGTGCGTATCGTAGCGCCTATTCCCGGCAAACACGCGGTCGGTATTGAAGTGCCGAATAAAGAGCGTGCCATCGTCGGCTTTAAAGAACTTATCGATATGGATCTTCCCGCTTTTAAAAAAATGGCCGTGCCGGTTGTTTTGGGCAAGGATATCGCGGGAGATGCTCAAGTACTCGACTTGTCAAAAACGCCGCACTTGCTTATCGCGGGTGCCACCGGTTCGGGAAAGTCCGTCTGCGTAAACAGCTTGATTTTGTCGATTTTGTATAAAAAGGCGCCGCAGGATGTGCGCATGATTTTAATCGACCCGAAAATCGTCGAGCTTAAACTGTACAACGATATTCCCCATTTGCTTACGCCGGTTATTACCGAGCCGAAAAAAGCGTTTCAGGCTTTGCAGTATTGTTTGTGTGAAATGGAACGCCGTTATGCGCTGCTCGACGGCATGGGCGTACGCGACATTGCAAGTTACAATAAACGCATCGTCGAGCGCAAAATTGCGACGGAAAAGCTTCCGTACATCGTATTGATTGTTGACGAATTTGCCGACCTTATGGCAACTACGGGAAAAGAACTTGAATCGACGGTAGCCCGCCTTGCGGCAATGAGCCGCGCCGTCGGCATTCATTTGGTACTGGCGACCCAGCGTCCTTCGATCGACGTTATTACCGGTCTCATAAAGGCGAACATCCCCAGCCGCATTGCGTTTATGGTCGCCTCGAAAATGGACAGCCGCATTATCATCGATCAGGTCGGCGCGGAAAAACTTTTGGGTAAGGGAGATATGCTGTACGCGAGCGCGGAAGTTCCGTTCCCGATCCGCATACAGGGAACCTTTGTGTCCGATACCGAAGTTGAAAACGTCGTCGAATTCGTAAAACAATACGGCGAACCTGAATATATCGACGATGAGATTTTTGTTGAAGACGAAGATGAAGGTTTCGATCCGGGCGTATTCAGCGAAGGAGAAGATCCCTTGTACGATAAAGCGCTCGAAATCGTTATGCAAGCCGGAAAAGCGTCGGCTTCGTATATTCAGCGCCGGCTTAAAATCGGCTATAACCGCGCTGCGCGCCTTGTGGAAGATATGGAAGCGCGCGGTATTGTCGGTCCTGCAAACGGAAGCAAACCCCGCGAAGTTATTCACGTTGTATAG
- the rbsK gene encoding ribokinase: MKKILVVGSLNVDMVVRVPHMPAAGETILAEKADTVPGGKGANQAYAAGKLGAQTIMFGAIGNDRYAEIEKKSLQSAGVDVSRLIVRADCDTGLAWITVNDEGDNSIVVVSGANKTLSEKDIADNDDLLHSCDIVLCQMEIPVQTVLCVARRAKELGKTVILDPAPVPKDFPAELYAYVDIIKPNETELSLLTGAASSDYEKGADILRSHGVKNVIVTLGGAGAFVNSETEGKHMLTVRPVPVVDTTAAGDSFTAALAVRLASGSSLLQAVRYANEVATIVVTRKGAQTSIPTAAEVPFDN, translated from the coding sequence ATGAAAAAAATACTTGTTGTCGGCAGTTTGAATGTCGATATGGTGGTGCGCGTGCCGCATATGCCGGCTGCGGGCGAAACGATTTTGGCCGAAAAAGCCGATACGGTACCGGGCGGCAAGGGTGCAAATCAAGCGTATGCGGCCGGTAAATTGGGCGCACAAACGATTATGTTCGGGGCCATCGGAAACGACCGCTATGCCGAAATTGAAAAGAAAAGTTTGCAGAGCGCCGGCGTGGACGTTTCGCGCCTTATAGTGCGTGCCGACTGCGATACGGGACTTGCATGGATAACGGTAAACGATGAAGGTGACAACAGCATCGTCGTTGTTTCCGGCGCGAATAAAACACTTTCCGAAAAAGACATCGCTGACAACGACGATTTGCTGCACAGCTGCGACATCGTTTTGTGTCAAATGGAAATTCCGGTACAAACCGTACTGTGCGTCGCGCGCCGTGCAAAAGAATTGGGCAAAACGGTGATACTCGATCCGGCTCCGGTGCCTAAAGATTTTCCCGCCGAATTATACGCGTATGTCGATATTATAAAGCCGAACGAAACCGAACTTTCGCTTTTAACCGGAGCGGCTTCTTCGGACTATGAAAAGGGTGCGGACATACTGCGTTCGCACGGTGTAAAAAACGTTATCGTAACGCTCGGCGGAGCGGGCGCCTTCGTCAATTCGGAAACGGAAGGCAAACACATGCTGACCGTTCGTCCCGTTCCCGTTGTCGATACGACCGCCGCAGGCGATTCTTTTACCGCGGCTCTTGCCGTCCGCCTTGCTTCGGGTTCTTCCTTGCTGCAGGCGGTGCGCTATGCGAACGAAGTTGCGACAATCGTCGTTACGCGAAAAGGCGCACAAACTTCAATTCCGACGGCCGCAGAGGTTCCGTTTGACAATTAA
- the rihC gene encoding ribonucleoside hydrolase RihC, with product MIKEKVIIDTDPGIDDAVALAAALFSDRLDVKLITTVAGNVSVDKVTANALKLLTFWGKKIPVAKGAAKPLIDEFVDASHVHGKSGLAGFDFPEIDSSLLVKEHAVNKMREVIMAEEKITLVAIGPLTNVALLFAMYPEVKKRISRIVMMGGSLARGNKGVMSEFNFATDPHAAKMVFASKLPLVMAGLDVGRQAAIPGTDIEKLAASGKTGAMLCALLKKYRSGSFAEGLRMYDSCAIAYLLQPDLFETADVFADIELSGTLTAGCSVVDLDNLLQRKPNATVLTSADTKRFRTWFVKSLSKCI from the coding sequence ATGATTAAAGAAAAAGTTATTATCGATACGGATCCGGGAATCGACGATGCGGTCGCATTGGCTGCCGCTTTATTCAGCGACCGGCTCGACGTTAAACTGATTACGACGGTCGCCGGCAACGTATCCGTGGATAAGGTAACCGCGAACGCTTTAAAGCTGCTGACTTTTTGGGGTAAAAAGATTCCCGTCGCAAAAGGAGCGGCCAAACCGCTTATCGACGAATTCGTCGACGCCTCCCATGTACACGGAAAAAGCGGGCTTGCCGGATTCGATTTTCCCGAAATCGATTCGTCGCTATTGGTAAAAGAACACGCGGTTAATAAAATGCGCGAAGTGATTATGGCCGAAGAAAAAATCACGCTTGTCGCCATAGGCCCCTTGACGAATGTCGCTTTGCTTTTTGCGATGTATCCCGAAGTTAAAAAGCGCATTTCGCGGATCGTTATGATGGGCGGTTCTCTTGCGCGCGGGAACAAAGGCGTTATGTCGGAATTCAATTTTGCAACCGATCCTCACGCCGCAAAGATGGTTTTTGCGTCAAAACTCCCCCTCGTCATGGCAGGTTTGGACGTCGGGCGTCAGGCGGCGATTCCGGGTACGGATATTGAAAAATTGGCAGCTTCGGGTAAAACCGGGGCGATGCTGTGCGCCCTGCTTAAAAAATACCGCAGCGGCAGTTTTGCCGAAGGATTGCGCATGTACGACTCGTGCGCAATTGCCTACCTTTTGCAGCCCGACTTGTTCGAAACGGCCGACGTTTTTGCAGATATCGAATTATCCGGAACCCTGACCGCGGGCTGTTCCGTTGTCGATTTGGACAACCTCTTGCAGCGCAAACCGAACGCAACCGTACTCACGTCCGCCGACACAAAACGTTTCCGCACATGGTTCGTCAAATCGCTGTCGAAGTGTATATAG